The DNA window AATTCATTCTTATTATCATTACAATTCATTCATattcattcaaaattcataattaaacttagttctcattatttttctttctcataaCCAACCTCATCATTAATCACACCTCAACTTGGTCACATTTCATTGCTATTATCATTATCTTCAtcaattactttttattcaacaTTATCGACATATCATTATCTAGTTATCACTTCGCAAATCCGTCTCAATATTCCTTTAACTCATCTAATCTTTTTACCTTTGTTCTAAAGTTTGAAAACTTGCTAACAGACCCTAAACAGGTATTAAAGAGGTTTGAAAAATTAGAGAGTACGTTTCAAACTTAAAAATGCCACTTTTCTAAAACAGGGTggtcatgcgtatgcatgcCACCCCATGCGTACGCACGGACTTAGATCTTGCCAATCTCATGTACGCGAGCACTTCCCGCGTACATGGGTTCTCCAAACAGAGGTGGTGGCACACGTACGCATGAACACTGCTGCATACGTGCACTTTCAAAACTTGGCCtttcatgcgtacgcatctaCCTTATGCATACGCGAGTATATGAAACAGAGAAGATTCTCGCAAACGCATGCATGGGTCCGCATATGCATGCCTCAAATTTTCCAGAAAAGCTGTTAAGTCTGCAGAAATCAATTTTACACACCCAATTTCGAAtgcgcataacttttttgttagAAATCGTTTTTAATCCATTTTTTAAACATTGTAAGCTTCACAAATccaattttcattcaaaacaaattttttatagttTGGAGGTCCGAAAGCCAAGTTATGACCCGCCAAATTTAGTCAAAAATTAGCTTTTACCAAGTTTATCAAATCTCTACTTTTCCAAAATCCTCAATCCAAAAATCAATGGTTTCATCCTCAAATGTTTCTTCTTGTCATTGTTTCTCGTTGCTCTTCCATCCTTCCTTTCACAAGCCTTCGACTTTGTGAGCCAAACCATACTCACAAAGTTTTGGGAGCTTCTCCATCTTCTCTTTGTTGTAATTGTTGTTGCTCATGACTTGTTTAGTAGAAGACACAATGAAAAAGAGGAGGGGAAGGAGGAgggggaaaaaaagaaaaaagaagaaaaggtagATAAGGAGATTTTTAGTCCCTGCAACTATTTGGAAGTGACACTTAACACTGTTACCTAACTCCTCAGTGGACAACTATTTGTCTTCTGGTAATAGGAGTCGATCTATCCATTTTTTAATAAGTGGGACTTAGATGAGGTTTAACAATGATTAAGGTATTTACCCTTTTTAGGGTGTGTTTGGGAAACCCGTTtgaaaggaagaagaacgtttaaattttttgaaagcttCAACTTTTGGTTTGGCAAATTTTTTTCTCATGAACGCAGAAGTGATTTTGCTGCCAAAATCACGTTTACAAGAAGCAACTATTTGTAGCTTCTGCGTTTTCTTAACTGGCTTTTAGCCATAGatactaataatttatttaccATTTACCAACTTTATCCTTTGTATAcgttattgtattatttataaaattcttgttAGTTCTATTTATATGAgttctattttctattatttattatttatatttttttcaactatttgtttgacattatacacttttataattgtgatttttgtgtattatgtttgttattatctttttataatataatttattaattctattaggtaaagtaaattaaacaaaaaaataactgtaaattaaaataataataataataataataaattataacataCTAAAAGATGAGTaccaaaaatactaaaaatatattatataaaaagattATCAAAAGCTTTTAGATTTGTTTCAATCACTATaaagtaaatatttaattttttattatttttagtattctcttttataattgtaattctcGTGTACTATGttttagtgtaattttttataatatagattatgattccattaaaaagataaattagataaaaaattaatcatagataataataaaatcataaacgtTGGATTCCAaattaatattaagaataagattattGAGAGTACTAGAATAAGAATACGATGTAAAAAATACTAAAGTAACATTTAATACTTAGAAAATgtaacatatttaattaaatattcttgtatatatatataaaatttatattttttatttttatttaaaaatatattttatctatttttatatgttatttttattttagtaagtaaatattaattttattataaaattagctaataagatatatttaaatatctaaattaaaataataggataatataaaaaaaatttaaatggatgtccattttagtaattttttatctaaaagtgattttaaatgGTATAAgtcaaacaacatttattttactataatccattttgatacaaaaattaccaaacataaatcactttaACACAGACATACTTTTAATCAAAATCAAGtttgcaaaatcaattttatgcaaactTCCGTTTGCAAACtgaaatccaaacacaaaattattgttgttgttattgatgATTGACTTCTTTTGCTCTATTCATgtagtaactaatttttataaagCTGATATTATGGTCCTcaaaagtctttttttttttttacgatgGAAAACgttataatgtaaataaaaaagacaaatCAGCTGGCCAAGGGCATAAGAGATCCCGGGTTGTAGCTGAAGGGTCGTTGCCCCCAACATTGCCGATGACAATAGTTTGATTATTACATTATACTATTTATTTAAAACGAAGTATAGTTTGATTCCGATCCACACAAAGATGCATAAATTTGTAACCTTCTCTTTGCTCAACTCCAACAAGTCTTTGGACTGCATCATGCTAAAGCAAAACATATAGTAACTAAATTCTCAAAAACTTTGGCTTCCTTCCTTATTCCAAGATGCCAACCAAAATGGTAAATCTATATGTGATGTTGATCATCAATGCGTTGTGTGTTTTGCACACTTTTCAAGGATGGCATAAGGTCTTAATCCCATTAGATCATGTTGTAGGTGAGTTGCAGCAGAGGTAAGGCAGTGCTAGTAAGGGTATATGCTGAGAAGCATGGGAAGAGGAGATCATCAATTCAACAGCATCGCCACCACCACCACGTCCATCAAACATTTAGACAAGAGGCACATAGTTCTGCAAGTAAGGGATATGATAGAAGAGCAGGGTTGCTTAACTACTCGCATCAATTACGCGCGTCCGCAAAAGGAACATCTGCATCTTCCACACCCTTACTCTCCATGTCTACTAACATCCATGTTCACACAGCTCCAACCAAGGTACCAGTGACATTATAAAAACAATAGATTCACatgatcaaataaaaaaattttaatgggCTATTAAAATACTCCTGATGTTTTTGTAGGTTCTGGCTTTTGATCATTCTTGTAGGGTATGCTGAAATGTATGTTAAGAATATAATATGTAGTGAAGGAGTTTCCTCCGTGTTACCGTTTTGCAGATGACCTCTCCCAAGAAAAAGCCCAATTATACTGGAACACCAACTTGCTTTGGCAATTGGAAACTATTGATTCCAAGCTTCTTAAGATCATGGTGCAATGccccaaaaaagaagaaaaaggtgcATAGCAGATTTTTAGGAAACCGCATGAAAATTTTCCAGGTATGtagattaaaatataatatataatggttACATACATGGTACTAATATATGCCCCGTTTTGATACCTGTTTTATTATCAGAAAAGGAGAGGAAGGAATTTCTTTTCCAATGTGTACTCAATCAGACGGACGCGTGCTTGTGTTTAGGATCAATTTTGTTGTGGCTTTTCACTTTTCTCAATGGTGCAATATCTCGATACAGCTAAGTTTTTGTCTTACCTAACTGCCAATTATTGATAAGCACATTCAAACTGCTTGAATTGCCTCTACATTGTCATTTATAGGTGTGCTGGACCAAGACTCCAATTTATATATCTAGAAATCTTATTCAGTATTTCATTGATTTATAGCTTGCATctcaatataaataaataaataaaacacgTCTAATCACGTAAGAACTATCATGGTTAATGGCACTGTTCATTATAACCCGCTCTGTTTCACAATATCTGTCATATTCGccttttttatatattcataGGTCAATGTAAGCCACAAAATTATGATAAGCATGACATTGTCAAACGAATTCAATGGGACCAATCCTATAACGCTTATCTAATAACACAACAATTATATTACATGttacattataaaatataattcttatAAAATTATGCTCACAAAGCATGGCTATTGAGACCTCTGTTGTCGAGTATACTCCCAGAGTGCAATAGCGCCACTGACATGAACATTGAGAGATCTAATAACTCCAAATTGGGGAATTTCAACGCAAGCATCCAATATATGAATTATATCCACAGGTATACCTTCTTTCTCTCTGCCAAGAACCAGGACCTAAGTATACAACCACATAGCAAAGcagcaaggtatgaaaattgtGGCACCAAATAGGAAACTAAAAGAACAATGATGTGTATATGTTAAGTGTGGGATATCACACTGACTCGCATCTCAAATACGAATATATTAGATTGGATGTGGACACCACTTAAGAGAATGGATCCACACCTTATTCAAtggaaaacaacaaaaaaagaaaaagataaatagaaAGTTTCTTCCTGCTAATAACCTGAATCTATAAACACGGACTTATAAAATACGAAAAAGCAAGAGTACAACATTTTATTCCTATTTGTTTCTTTCCATCATTTCTAAGTTGTATACGTACATTTCAAAAGTAGTGAAACCTGTCTATACATGTAATAGACGGATTGAAGAATGTATTCCCACAAGGTATCATTCTAGGAGGCCGTTCATTGATCAACCATCCAAATCATCCGCtcttataaaatacatattggaatacaaaatatacattgaaaataaattaaacaacacaTTATTTATTACAAATCTATACACAAATCcatgataactaattttttgtatgaacATAGCATTTTTGTTCATTATTATCATTTTCTTTGAGACGTCTACTCACAAATCTTGACATTGTATAGAAGTGCCTTATCAATAGTAGAGAAAtcggataaaatatattttttatttctaaagtttttaaagttttaaaaatatctctcACATTTTATTTGTCTTAGTTTTGTCTATAATGTTTCAAATGTGTCAATTATACCCTTGAGAGTTACCACCATTATAGAATATGATAATATAGCAATTCAAAGCTGACATTGCAATTCTAAGCTGACAGGCAAGTGACACTGCAGTATACAATTGTCACGTCATAAATGTCACGTCATAAATGTCAATGTCTAAGTATATTGAAACATACTGAAAATTtacgaataaaattaaaaccataAATAACAGTAGAAAACGagaaaacatatataaaatacagtaaatatttttataaaaaatcatattaagaACACTTTTCAAACATCCTTTttacaaaaactcataataCAGCAACATACATTTCTATGAAAACCAGATATGAAATTAtggtaaataattaataattatagacTCTTATtagtaaattataaaaaaaatacttttaaggaATGcgagatatttttatataatgtgAAAAATATGTGATGTTTgtcataatttatatttatttttaataaaaatattactatGTTAAAGTGAATCCCAATAAAATGATACGTTATAAAAgtagttttaatatatttttatttacaagaAACTTTTATTGAATGATAAACGTTTTTTTTCctcaacatttttatttggtttCCATTTTATTTCAAACATTTGGTTTTAATTTGCTCTTATCATTTTAATATTTCGTCTCAAGTGGTTTAGACACGTGGGAAGAAGATCAACAAAACATCCGGTTAGGAGGATAGATGAAATGGAAGATGGACAGGTAGCGGATGGTAGAGAAAGACCTAAAAAGACCATACATGAAGTGGTCAAAGGAGATCTACGTGTCAACAGTCTcactgtagacatgatacataatAGGGTGCAATGGGTCGTTTGATCACCCCACCTACTGGAATAAGGCTGCTGTTGTTGTTTACTCCTAACATTTTAATGTTTCAAATATACCGCCGGTAGACATTGACCCTCATCACATGGCAATCATCTGTTAACATGTCATTGATACGTTAGCCTAAGATTACCATTTGCCAGGTTGTCATGTTAGTGTAATCATTAACAACTCTAAACTCTAAAGGATGAATAAATGGGTTCAACCATTTTGATTGGCATATGATGATGAACTAGAATCGGAGTTTCCTcataattattgatttattcGCTACCTCCTATGTAATGTTAAGTTGTCTGGTAAACAAATCTTTATGTTGATATGATGTCAAAGAGAAGGAGTGAGTTTTAGGATTTCTGAAAGTTAAtgaacaagaactccaaagaaaAAAACCAAATCCCTACATTATATAAAAGAATTTTCATTTTAAGAATGGATCGTACAATTCTAATAAACCTTTGTTAACATGAACTGGTTAAACCATCctttaaagaaaaagagaaagggtTTATCTGGCTTAAGGTCTTCTCGTCTGCTATGGTAGCATCTAACCTTATTGACCAGCAATCTAGAGCCTAAATACAGTCAATCGTCTTAGTTGACTCACTTTGACATGAACATGTTAGaactggtggtggtggtggtggtggattgGAGATTGGGGTTGGAGtaggattagaattaggattaggttagagACTAATTTGGAGATTTTTTGATagttttttagtgtttggatATTTTGTCAAGAGAAATCCATCTTTTATGTGTACAAGGTTAGTTTTGTTTTTCTCGAAGATAGATTTGTCAGTGTCCTAAACATTTATGAGTAGAAATGATAGTTTATCACCCTAAGAAATATAAGAAAATAGTTGGGAATAAGGAACCACAATAGAAATCAAAAGTAAATCAGGTTTAGGAGGACACTTGAGTTTGCAGTGGTTCCTGTTGAAATCCCCTCGATCATACAGCAAATTTAAAGCGGAGGGACAGAACTAAATGGACAACTTACAGTATTTTTTGGAAAGGAATACTTGTCCAAGGGTATGCTATTTGCAGTTTGTTCCAAACCCAAGATGGAAAATCCctccctcttctttttctgcaAGTAAGCCTTGATGCTATCAACTGGGACTTCTATGATTGGAACCCATTTTTCAGCTGTCACACTGTAAAAAAGCAACTTTTGGGAATGATTGACAAAATCATAttgcaaaataaattaaatatattatatgatacTATATATTTAAGGATAATGCTGTAATTTTCCCCCACTTTGCATTATCCATGAAAGACAGTAAATTCAACTTAAAAATAAATCtactactaattaaataaacaaagaaaatatcgAAGCAATATACCTTGCATTATCAATACACTAAAGAACATAATATATAAGCACCAGAAGAGAATAGCCAATTTTAAGCAGACGCAAATTAACGATGTCGCATCTTGTGCAATTGTGAAACATTAAGTAGAAAACCTTAATGGGATTCTGCATAACTTGGAATTCCAATATGCAATTGAATTACATGTACATAAATcccattttttgaaaaataagattgaGAAGTAGCCTGCCTCCAACTTTATCATTTCAAATTAGCTATGCAAATCAGTGAACTCCACATTTTTCAAATTACATGTACATAAATCCCATTTTTTGTAGATGCAAATTAGTGAATACATATCAAGAACAACAAAACTGACTTTCATTTGGAAATCTTTGGAATGATGATTCCATGCAAGTGAATAGTTACAGGCATATTAAAGTGCAAGAAGTTTGCGtgagctaaaattaattgtGGTTGTTGTTCCCTCAGAAAATTTTACATTGTTTCACTATATGCACAAAAGATGCTTATAAGAAATGTAATATCTTCAACTATTCTTACCCCTCCTTCTGCTCTGTTACACAGGTGCATATAAGCAGTCTAATACATCATCAAAAATCATGCTCTCTAAAGATTTGATCATTTTGAATTATTGGTTGTCTTAACAGTAATCCTATTTTTGAGCTCCAATAACCCAAGTAGCAAATCAAGTTTGTATGTGAAGTATGTGACACACATAAAACAgaagtaaaaacaaaacaaaaaacaaaaaacaaaacaaaataaaacaaaacattaTACTATCATGAAACCTGATCAACTGGAACTGCTTGTCGCTTATGATGTTTGCATCAGCAACAGCCAGCCCTGATGCTCTAAATACCTGCTTAAAACAAAAGCTTGTTTAAAGAACAAACCATTTTTTCCGAAATGCACAAaaggaaagaatgagaaaatgAAATTGTAGGATAGATACTATGGAGAACGGGAGAAAAATTAGTTACTTACCTCGCAGGTCCGCGCCAGACCAGCAAGATTGGGTATGCGGTCAAGCAAGGATGCTACAAAGATAAAATGTTGTCGACTTTCAGTTAGTCGATTGAGAGAAGATCTTCTTGACTGCAGTAAATTGTCCAGAAGGAGATCATCCCTTTCCAATTCTGTTACAttgatattcaaattaaattacgTTAGATCTAAAACATGAACTCGGCGCATTATCTGGTCAGTGTTTAGAAATTGAGGCCATGGCAGTGTCATGGCAAAATGGAGTGGCACACATTGGGCCCACCACCATTTGGGTGAGGCTGCGTTGCAGAAATAGTGGTGGTCACCATAGTGACAGCCATCGTGGTCCGCAATGTGAATGGTGGGGCTgggtgtaattttctttttttttattgcatTTGAAGGTTGTTTCAGTCAACTAGAAACTCCTAAATCCTAATAGCTATTAGCTAATGTTAGTGAGGTCACATTACCCTAGTTACAGCCTCTTTTTCCCTCACCAACCCAACAATCTCTTTCCTCTCTGTTGAGCTCCCTCCCTCCCTCCCTCCCTCCCTCCCAGCATGCACAAAACCGTCACTAATTGCAGGCTCTAAAATGTCTCTAAGATAATTTAGTGAGCAAGGTGAAGAATAAGTGTGAACAGGTCTTTGCATGGTCAAATTTGACCAGAGGGATTTATTACCCTCGTAAAAGTAAATTTGACTCATTCATtaccttatttattatttatttcccTTTTTTTCATCTGGGCCCGCCTCACTAAATCATGATGAGTCGTGATTCTTGGGTTTTGCGAAACAAGTCGCAAAGTAGCCGAAAATCCAGTTTACCAGAAACCGGGTCCTTACACTAATCATTTTatagtttgaaaacatgatgAGACAATGTTTTTGGTGTTTCTTTTGGGGTTTTGGTATTTGAATATGCCATAGTTGACATTTGGACTCTAAGTCTTATACTTTTTGGTGTTTTATGACTTAATGTcctgcattttattttattttacttttgcaCATAGATATATTTTCAGTCCATCCACCATTTCTGCCATTTCCCATAATGCCATACACCATATGGCGGATTTCTCGGCCTCCACCATGAGCCACCATCTGCAATCAAAAGCTATGTATCTAGTACTCAGGGCGTCTACAACTATGCAGTCTAGAGTTGATCATTGAAACCCCCATTTGTCTTTATAGAAGTTAAATTCCAATTTTAAGGTATGGTGAATCATTGCATTGACAATGATTCAAACTCAACCAAAGACATACCAGTCATTTTTCTGTAGGTTTCGTTGTTGCCATAAAGGAAACCTGCTTCTATCTGCCCCTTGTCATGTTTGGTAACAGTAACCTTTTTCTGGAAATCTGAAGCAATATATTTAAGTTGGTTTCCTTTGATGGCATCAGAGAGATGTTCCAACTGATTCTTATCCCCATTGAATTTTAGAGTCTCATTCCTGATGGTCACCACATCCTTTGCCATTGAACACCGTAAATCTTCTCTAGCATCCTGCAAAAGTTGTTGGAAGAGAGATAAAAGGGTGGGATTCATAAATGAAACAGAAATTTTGACTCTCCTTTTAGATTAAGAACTTTGGCAAATTACttacatttaaaaaattgaGTACTTGCTCCATGAGAGAGGTTGGAACACACTCAAAATCACCTTCCTTtaaataacaaacaaaaaatcaacACAACTATCATCTATAAAAGCAGAAGTACAAGCCTATAAGTGAGAGATGTTGAATTAGAGTTTCAGGCATGCAGGTATCAACATGTACTGACGATATACACCTAATAGAATAAACAATACATCCACAAAGTGATGAAGCCTAAATCAAGTACAAGTGATGCCATCTCAATGTAGCTAAGGAATCGCATGTtataaaatacataagcaaTATGACTATATAAGGATATAAAGATTGTGTCCATATCTAAAGAAACAAAAGATAAGTACATGGTAATGCCATAATGGATTGTAGCCATTGGATCAACATTTAGTATCTGTCCATCAgatcaaaaattgaaaaaacagAAATATTTGGTTcggaatttaaatttgaattcctGAAAGGATAGCATCAATATGATTTTTACACAAATAATAACCTCACCTCAACTCGATTGACGAAAATCCCAGCAGGGGTGGCAGAGCTATTTGGGTTATAAGCATCAAGATATCCTGCCATTGATGTTCGTAAGctgaaagataaatattaaaaattcatGAGTGCATCCTTTTCACTAGAAAGTAGTACAACAGCTACCGACACCtaaatttcatccaaaacaaTCAGAAATAGATTACAAAATATTGAAATCATATCACATAGATAGAGACGCCaggagcaaaagaaaaaataaaagaacatcaaaatACCAATGAGTACTACTCAGTGATTTTCTGAAAGAAAGCAGCACAAACATGCCAAATGAAGTCTTTTTTCCTCATATGcagtcatttatttatcataCATAGTAAaatttcttatatt is part of the Arachis duranensis cultivar V14167 chromosome 1, aradu.V14167.gnm2.J7QH, whole genome shotgun sequence genome and encodes:
- the LOC110279778 gene encoding uncharacterized protein LOC110279778, with the protein product MPTKMVSCSRGKAVLVRVYAEKHGKRRSSIQQHRHHHHVHQTFRQEAHSSASKGYDRRAGLLNYSHQLRASAKGTSASSTPLLSMSTNIHVHTAPTKMTSPKKKPNYTGTPTCFGNWKLLIPSFLRSWCNAPKKKKKVHSRFLGNRMKIFQKRRGRNFFSNVYSIRRTRACV